In Xyrauchen texanus isolate HMW12.3.18 chromosome 27, RBS_HiC_50CHRs, whole genome shotgun sequence, one genomic interval encodes:
- the mad2l2 gene encoding mitotic spindle assembly checkpoint protein MAD2B produces the protein MTTLTRQDLNFGQVVADILCEFLEVAIHLILYVREVYPSGIFQKRKKYNVPVQMSCHPELNQYIQDTLHCVKPLIEKNEAEKVVVVIMDKEHHPVERFVFEISQPPLLSISSDTLLSHVEQLLRAVILKISVCDAVLDNNPSGCTFTVLVHTREAATRNMEKVQVIKDFPWIVADEQEVHMEEAKLIPLKTMTSDILRMQLYVEEKAQKT, from the exons ATGACCACCCTGACGAGGCAGGACCTTAATTTTGGTCAAG ttgTTGCCGACATTCTGTGTGAATTTTTGGAAGTGGCCATTCACCTCATTCTGTATGTCAGAGAAGTTTATCCTTCTGGCATATTTCAGAAGAGGAAGAAATACAACGTGCCTGTCCAG ATGTCATGCCACCCTGAGTTGAACCAGTACATTCAGGACACTCTCCATTGTGTCAAGCCACTTATAGAGAAG AATGAGGCTGAGAAAGTGGTAGTGGTGATCATGGATAAAGAGCACCACCCAGTGGAGAGATTTGTGTTTGAGATCTCACAACCTCCACTGCTCTCCATCAG CTCAGATACTCTGCTGTCCCATGTGGAACAGCTGCTGAGAGCTGTGATCCTGAAGATTAGTGTGTGTGATGCAGTTCTAGACAACAATCCTTCAG GATGCACATTCACAGTCCTTGTACACACCAGGGAAGCTGCCACAAGAAACATGGAGAAGGTTCAAGTCATCAAG GATTTTCCATGGATTGTAGCAGATGAACAGGAAGTTCACATGGAAGAGGCAAAACTCATTCCTCTAAAAACTATGACTTCTGATATTCTCAGG ATGCAGCTGTATGTAGAAGAGAAAGCACAGAAAACCTGA